In Flavobacterium sp., a single window of DNA contains:
- a CDS encoding thioredoxin family protein yields the protein MKKIILLLMLAFSAFLSQAQSGATLKAGDTAPDFKLKNVDNKEVSFGSFPNAKGYIVVFTCNTCPYAVGYEQRIIDLDKKFRPQGYPVIAINPNDPEASTADTFNKMQDLAKEKSYPFPYLFDAGQKITDEYGAKRTPHVFIVSKSAKGNVVEYVGAIDNDPEGTKADKVKYAEDVIASLQRGQKPAITQTKEIGCTVKRKAKA from the coding sequence ATGAAAAAAATAATCTTATTACTGATGCTGGCATTTTCTGCCTTTTTATCTCAGGCACAATCAGGCGCAACTCTTAAAGCCGGAGATACTGCACCGGATTTTAAATTGAAAAATGTAGACAATAAAGAAGTTTCTTTTGGAAGTTTTCCAAATGCCAAAGGATATATTGTTGTTTTTACCTGCAATACGTGTCCTTACGCTGTCGGTTATGAGCAGAGAATTATCGATTTAGATAAAAAATTCAGACCGCAGGGATATCCTGTAATTGCCATTAATCCAAATGATCCAGAAGCTTCTACGGCGGATACTTTTAATAAAATGCAGGATTTGGCAAAAGAAAAAAGTTACCCTTTCCCATATTTATTTGATGCAGGACAAAAAATTACAGACGAATACGGAGCAAAACGTACACCGCATGTTTTCATCGTTTCTAAATCTGCAAAAGGAAACGTAGTAGAATATGTTGGAGCAATCGATAACGATCCGGAAGGAACTAAAGCGGATAAAGTAAAATATGCCGAAGATGTAATCGCATCATTACAAAGAGGTCAAAAACCAGCCATAACGCAGACTAAAGAAATTGGCTGTACCGTAAAAAGAAAAGCGAAAGCTTAA